The window TACTACCACGGCTACGGCTGTACGATCGTCTCGACCGGACAAAAGATCCCGATTGCGGCGGAGTTCACAGAGAGTAAGCAAGCGCCAGAGGAGACGGCGATGCGCGTCACGCGTGACGCGCTCGCCGTCTCCACACCGATCTGGATGCTTGGAGACAGCGCCTACGACACGCTCGACTGGCACGACCACCTGCTGGCCGCAGGGGTCGTGCCAGTCGCTCCGTACAACGCGCGAAACACCGACGAGCCGAAAGATATCGAGTACAGAGTCGAAGACCGCATCGACGAACACAGCGAAGACGTTCAACTGAAGCAATCCACGTTGGATGAGACGTACAACCGCCGTACGGGGGTTGAACGAACCAACGAATCAGTCAAGGACTGCGGCCTCGGGCGAACGCACGCCCGAGGCCGCGTCCACGCACGAGCGCAGGTGTTCCTCGCACTCTGTCTGCGCCTCGTGGTCGCCATCACCAACTATGAACGCGGAGACAATCCGGGAAGCACCATCATCACGGTGTGAGAAGAGTTCTATGACACCCTCGAGGTACTGGAAACAAAACACGTCGTGAGCGCCGACCACACCGTGATGCGAAAAGCCGGAAAACTCTCCGGTGAGCTAATCAACGGCGGTGAACGGATCGAGCGAGAAGACTGTATCATCGCTGCGACTGCGCTTCTCAACGACGAACCGGTTATCACGAGAAACAGCGAGCACTTTGGACGTATCGACGACCTCGAAGTACGGTCGTACTAAGGCGCTATTGTGTGAGCTGTTACCTATTTTCACGCTGCTCAACTTTGTTCAGTTCGATCAACAGCCGGAAGATCGCCTTCACCAGGTTCGCGTCCACGTCGAACCGTTCGGCGTTTTCGCCCGCACGGTCCATCACCTGCTGTTCCTGCTCCTCGTCGGTCGTCGGCAGCCCCTTCTCGTCTTTGACCTGTGCGATCGTATCCGCGACGTAGGTCCGCTGGGCGATCAACTCGACGATCTCGCGGTCGATCGTCTCGATCTCCTCTCGGAGTTCGTCGAGGCTCATCTCGTCGGGGATTCGCGTTTCGGTCCGTTCGTTCCGTTCGTCGTCGGTCGTGTCTCGAGTCATGGTGTACTGTCTCCGTTCAGCTACGGGGCCGCGTCCGCGTCCCGTCGGTTCGCGTCGCCAGCAACCGCGTCGTCCCGTTGCGCTCGTCCCATCGCTCCCGGACCGCCTCGAGTGCGTCCGTCTCGCCGACGGCGACGTAACTCGGTCCCGTCCCGGACAGCGAGACGCCGGCGACGTCGGGAAGGGCGTCTACCAGCGGTCCAGCCGGAAACTCGAGCGCGCCACAGAAGGCGAAACCGTTGACGGTCATCGCCTCGCCGTAGCGCCCGTCGAGGGCGAGTTCCTCGACGAGGGCGGCCATCGGGGCGATCCGCTCGCAGGCGTCGACGTTCGCGTCCGCGCTGAACGACTGCTCGGGCGGCGTGTAGACGAGCGCGTACCAGTCGCCGTCGAGTTCGTCGCGCGCGAGCAGTTCGTCGGTGCCGTTATCGGTGACCGTCACGCCCCCGAGCATGCTTGCGCTCGCGTCGTCGAACGCGCCGGTGACGGTGACCCCGGCGTCGCGGGCAGCCCGAACGCCGAGCCGACAGGCGTCGATCCGGTCGACGGCGTCGGCGATCCCGAGCGCGTCGAGCGTCGCGATGACCGTCGCGTTGGCCGCGGCACTCGAGCTTTTCAGCCCCGAGGCCATCGGCACCTCGCTCTCCGTGCGGACGCGAGCGCCGACCGCGGCGTCGGCCAGTCCCGCACGATCGGCGTACTCGTCGATCGCCAGTTCGGCACAGCGCTCGATGAGGGTCGCGTCGGCGTCGGGCTGGCCGTCGATCCGGCCGTGAACGTCGCCGTCGTCGGTGAGTTCGACCGTGGCTGTCGTCTCGAGGTCGATAGCGAACGCGGAGCCGACTCCGGTCGCAAGTGCGTTGAGAACCGTCCCGGCTGCGGGAGCAACGGCGCGGCCGTCCATATCCGTACACTCGTGGACGGATACTTACGGCTGACGATCCGGGTGAGCACGGCACACGGGTGCGTCACGTGGTCGCGGCGTTCGGTTTCCGGCTCGGCACCGAACGCGGGCCAGAACGCACGCCTTTTCCCCCATCCGACCGAACGATCGGGCGATGACCACGCGCAGCAACGTCGCCCCGAGTACGATCGGCGTCGACCTCGTCGACGGCGGCGTCGTCGTCCAGTACCTCGACGGCCGCGAGGTGTTCTACCACGGGCCGCCGAAACCCGTCGAGGGGTCGATCACCACGCCACCGGGGAAGGACGTCCACGTCCTCGTCACCGACCCCGACGGCGTCGAGGGCGTCATGACCTACGTCAACGACCGCGACACTCACGACGGGATCCTCGAGACGACCGGCGTCGGGCGAGTCATGCTCGAGAGCGACGACGAGGAGGTGCTGTATCCGGGCGTGACGGTCTCGACGGAGGGGTACTCGATCCGGGTCGAGGCGGACGTCTCGGCGGTCGACGGTCGGATATTCGTCTTCGCGGAGGACGAATTGAGCGAGCACGCCTACGAACTGGTCGCGGAGACGGACGACGGGGAAAACGAGGACGGCGGGGAAGCCGCCGAACCGAACGACGCCACGGAGGAGTGACCGTGCCACTGCAGAAACCCTGGACCGATCTCGATCGCGACGCGGTCGCGAAAGCGCCGGACCGGCCGGGTGTCTACGAACTCGGCGACGCGGACGGTACTGTCCGCTCTATCGGGCATGGCGTCTTGCGCGACGAACTCAAGACGGCGCTTTCCTACGGCGACGGCGACCGCGTGCGCTGGACCGAGACGCATACCCTCGAGCGGGCCCGCGAACTCGCCGAGGAGCATCGGGAACGCCTCGAGTAACGGAGGCGTTCGTCGCCGGAGGGAACGGATCGCTACGCTTCACCGTGCCCGTCGCCGGGGCGGGCACGGCGGCGTGGCAGTCACTGGATGTACGACGGCTCGGTGTCGTCACAGCGCTGCTCGTGTTCGGCGGCGTCCGACTTC of the Halobiforma lacisalsi AJ5 genome contains:
- a CDS encoding transposase, which gives rise to MASATLQDDPSVESFFNVAETETLALFEHLSFEFLEEFDVFAPAQTGRTREHEPPELMRGFLHCYYKDIYGIRPVERELRNTVVWLSCGFDRPPSRDAVDRFLTDLEHVVDEVFGRLVEQAARRGLLDLTYCIDSTDVRAMPADQDASKCYDPTDDEYYHGYGCTIVSTGQKIPIAAEFTESKQAPEETAMRVTRDALAVSTPIWMLGDSAYDTLDWHDHLLAAGVVPVAPYNARNTDEPKDIEYRVEDRIDEHSEDVQLKQSTLDETYNRRTGVERTNESVKDCGLGRTHARGRVHARAQVFLALCLRLVVAITNYERGDNPGSTIITV
- a CDS encoding PIN domain-containing protein, with the translated sequence MSADHTVMRKAGKLSGELINGGERIEREDCIIAATALLNDEPVITRNSEHFGRIDDLEVRSY
- a CDS encoding chorismate mutase, giving the protein MTRDTTDDERNERTETRIPDEMSLDELREEIETIDREIVELIAQRTYVADTIAQVKDEKGLPTTDEEQEQQVMDRAGENAERFDVDANLVKAIFRLLIELNKVEQRENR
- a CDS encoding shikimate kinase — translated: MDGRAVAPAAGTVLNALATGVGSAFAIDLETTATVELTDDGDVHGRIDGQPDADATLIERCAELAIDEYADRAGLADAAVGARVRTESEVPMASGLKSSSAAANATVIATLDALGIADAVDRIDACRLGVRAARDAGVTVTGAFDDASASMLGGVTVTDNGTDELLARDELDGDWYALVYTPPEQSFSADANVDACERIAPMAALVEELALDGRYGEAMTVNGFAFCGALEFPAGPLVDALPDVAGVSLSGTGPSYVAVGETDALEAVRERWDERNGTTRLLATRTDGTRTRPRS
- a CDS encoding DUF5796 family protein: MTTRSNVAPSTIGVDLVDGGVVVQYLDGREVFYHGPPKPVEGSITTPPGKDVHVLVTDPDGVEGVMTYVNDRDTHDGILETTGVGRVMLESDDEEVLYPGVTVSTEGYSIRVEADVSAVDGRIFVFAEDELSEHAYELVAETDDGENEDGGEAAEPNDATEE
- a CDS encoding DUF7508 domain-containing protein, translated to MPLQKPWTDLDRDAVAKAPDRPGVYELGDADGTVRSIGHGVLRDELKTALSYGDGDRVRWTETHTLERARELAEEHRERLE